The following coding sequences are from one Osmia bicornis bicornis chromosome 2, iOsmBic2.1, whole genome shotgun sequence window:
- the LOC114877187 gene encoding LOW QUALITY PROTEIN: uncharacterized protein LOC114877187 (The sequence of the model RefSeq protein was modified relative to this genomic sequence to represent the inferred CDS: inserted 2 bases in 2 codons; deleted 2 bases in 2 codons), with the protein MMFPVEIWEQIFLYADPVTLTNLRTVCKCWKQIIDKTLKDNDHWYKLCKREIPEDLWTTFCETLCPIKFYTEFHTNHAIWMAMYKMWMKCKNIVKCDTKIECFEPLPNHNFNEYVTCIDVKGSLLAIGTSEGFVYFYDIHNLHTRTNCVVDSKEYLQSIHILKKESTVLCVCCTVNNHINCWDVNKLKLINKTSGKLVCTSYSYCCISIRNYIIIEGPVLKTGYEFGIKDIVAISASNNKVHFYTEGGYFATLTANTEQINYNSTPIHPPNIRIRRYYMFQPNIVICIAEYGYLGILVQGKEWKXHNIFPVLHGIPTAXLVHGHLLVLGLDSGNVHMYYITDFETIDFSNINCKKLTLDLTAVISINTVVHHGEYLIIAYTRKIYTVKLL; encoded by the exons ATGATGTTCCCCGTTGAAATTTGGGAACAAATATTTCTATATGCTGATCCAGTGACACTTACAAATCTAAGAACAGTTTGTAAATGTTGGAAACAAATTATTGATAAAACTTTAAAG GACAATGATCACTGGTACAAATTGTGTAAAAGGGAAATACCTGAAGATTTATGGACTACCTTTTGCGAAACACTATGtccaattaaattttatacagAGTTTCACACAAACCATGCAATATGGATGGCAATGTACAAAATG TggatgaaatgtaaaaatatagTAAAATGTGATACAAAAATTGAATGTTTTGAACCATTACCAAatcataattttaatgaatatgtCACTTGTATAGATGTTAAAG GAAGTTTATTGGCAATAGGAACATCTGAAggatttgtttatttttatgatattcATAATTTACATACACGTACAAACTGTGTAGTAGATAGTAAAGAATATTTACAAAGTATTCACATTCTTAAAAAAG aatcAACTGTTCTTTGTGTATGTTGCACTGTAAATAATCATATAAACTGTTGGgatgttaat aaattgaagttaattaataaaacaagtGGAAAACTGGTTTG taCAAGTTACAGTTACTGTTGTATTAGTATACGCAACTACATAATTATTGAAGGACCAGTACTGAAAACAGGATATGAATTTGGTATAAAAGATATTGTTGCTATTAGCGCTAGCAATAACAAG GTACACTTTTACACGGAAGGGGGATATTTTGCAACTTTAACTGCAAATACagaacaaataaattataattccaCGCCTATTCATCCACCAAATATAAGAATTCGTCGATATTATATGTTTCAACCAAATATAGTTATCTGTATTGCAG AATATGGATATTTAGGTATTTTAGTACAAGGAAAAGAATGGA TGCATAACATATTTCCCGTTTTACATGGTATCCCAACTG GTTTAGTACATGGTCATTTACTTGTTTTAGGTCTGGATTCAGG aaatgttcatatgtattatataaCGGATTTTGAAACAATAGATTTCAGcaatattaattgtaaaaaattaactCTAGACCTCACAGCCGTTATATCAATAAATACAGTGGTTCATCATGgagaatatttaataattgcttatacaagaaaaatttatacTGTAAAACTTCTTTGA
- the LOC114877153 gene encoding LOW QUALITY PROTEIN: protein cramped (The sequence of the model RefSeq protein was modified relative to this genomic sequence to represent the inferred CDS: inserted 3 bases in 3 codons; deleted 1 base in 1 codon; substituted 1 base at 1 genomic stop codon), with amino-acid sequence MENNGINEECEVQGTGTTAKKDEASQIVQICSDGKISTDSKNTQVRVVRGTKKVKIDTSDNNNCEKKDSKDEETNTEPKVKSLKRSCELWSMEDKNTFFKALNEYGKDFDALQSYFLCQGRKKGLPDVMIKNKEQIRHFYYRTWLKISKHLKYSEDVKKTSQELYGLINYGELRRKLPRIHEKIHLKLNELVYWGSTQVRLRGKTMRIKTPICRALRKLNQLEDWQEEIKLPSRITIELRPRNNMAWWQVQASSMNPRVRTLLPIQRRLSSLLIFLQQRWRPAKYNIPSNVENAAVNELKDTRLLRVAPSEGCKITLPIVNLGEYLTSNSVSLNSYEKRLGLMSSRMNLLGSVQYLKGVGXKGIKKSKVDKKCLNRAEDNCTLPDNNSDVDGIESGSNISEKPSTLNNEEKSNLEHQTEPNRFPGRETIERIRKGWNVEEANTITVGDLFYXFGRESKITLEYWWDCHPEEQHIGESTSGCLRDSNLCLTLQKLLSIAKHSYGTSKGYDNTSGSNETVISSRVLSTKESTFRRPLVPQAYHKIGASDAFKTQLDKFKTRFCKRGRTVRQKSLVVQRVLPIISTSVTPPSDNLQSTSDNFNAYPSEANKINDSSVNNNEQXNDKSLTMNVSEEQEKHFLDELEVARDPKPTNSIITSATQILKEGEHQWLNSEVADFSLSSFLGQLESPMKISQRXQHGDNIIEDSRPSSDVVSHMQCLMGESSVDYMAKFANLASQMASDDSKR; translated from the exons ATGGAGAATAATGGAATAAATGAAGAGTGTGAAGTTCAAGGGACTGGTACAACAGCCAAAAAAGATGAAGCTTCTCAAATAGTACAAATATGCTCAGATGGAAAAATATCAACAGACTCTAAAAATACTCAAGTCCGTGTTGTACGGGGTactaaaaaagtaaaaatagatactagtgataataataattgcgAAAAGAAAG ATTCTAAAGATGAAGAAACTAATACGGAACCAAAAGTAAAATCTCTCAAAAGATCTTGCGAGTTATGGTCTATGGAAGATAAGAATACTTTCTTCAAGGCACTAAATGAATATGGAAAAGATTTTGATGCCCTGCAAAGCTATTTCTTATGTcagggaagaaagaaaggtcTACCGGATGTTATGATAAAAAACAAAGAACAAATACGgcatttttattataggaCATGGCTGAAAATTTCTAagcatttaaaatattcagaag ATGTAAAGAAAACTTCTCAAGAATTATATGGTTTGATCAATTATGGTGAACTCAGAAGAAAGCTACCTAGGATACACGAAAAAATACATTTGAAGTTAAATGAATTAGTTTATTGGGGATCAACGCAAGTAAGATTAAGAGGAAAAACTATGAGAATAAAGACACCTATATGTAGAGCATTGAGAAAATTAAATCAGTTGGAAG ATTGGCAAGAAGAGATTAAGTTACCATCTAGAATAACAATTGAATTAAGACCTCGCAATAATATGGCTTGGTGGCAGGTGCAGGCATCATCGATGAATCCAAGAGTACGCACTTTACTACCTATACAACGACGTCTATCcagtttattaatatttttacaacaGAGATGGAGGCCTGCAAAGTACAACATA CCTTCTAATGTAGAAAATGCAGCTGTTAATGAGCTGAAAGATACCCGCCTTTTACGGGTCGCACCATCCGAAGGGTGTAAAATTACTCTGCCAATAGTAAATCTTGGGGAATATCTCACC AGCAATAGTGTTAGTTTAAATTCTTATGAAAAACGTCTGGGTCTAATGAGTTCCAGAATGAACTTATTAGGATCAGTGCAATATTTAAAAGGAGTTG AAAAGGGTATTAAAAAGAGTAAAGTAGATAAGAAGTGTTTGAATCGAGCCGAAGATAACTGTACATTGCCAGACAACAACAGCGACGTGGATGGAATAGAATCTGGCAGTAATATTTCAGAGAAACCTTCGACTCTtaataatgaagaaaaatcaaatttgGAACATCAGACAGAACCCAACAGGTTTCCAGGAAGAGAGACGATTGAAAGAATTCGAAAGGGATGGAACGTTGAAGAAGCAAATACTATCACTGTAGGAGATTTATTTTA CTAGTTCGGTCGCGAGTCAAAAATTACCTTGGAGTATTGGTGGGATTGTCATCCCGAAGAACAGCACATTGGAGAATCTACGTCGGGTTGTTTGCGCGATAGTAATTTGTGCCTAACTTTGCAGAAGTTATTATCTATAGCAAAACATAGTTATGGTACGAGTAAG GGATACGATAATACTTCTGGAAGTAACGAAACTGTGATTTCATCTCGTGTTCTTTCAACAAAAGAATCAACCTTTAGAAGACCTCTTGTTCCACAAGCTTACCACAAAATTGGTGCATCGGATGCTTTTAAAACACAGTTAGAT AAGTTCAAGACGCGCTTTTGTAAACGTGGGAGAACGGTAAGACAAAAAAGTCTCGTTGTACAAAGGGTATTACCTATAATATCTACATCGGTTACTCCACCGTCCGACAATCTACAATCCACGTCAGACAATTTTAACGCCTACCCTTCAGAggcgaataaaataaatgattcttCTGTCAATAACAACGAGC CAAATGATAAATCACTAACTATGAATGTAAGTGAAGAACAAGAGAAACATTTTTTGGACGAACTTGAAGTAGCAAGAGATCCGAAACCTACAAATTCTATCATAACAAGTGCTACACAGATTCTTAAAGAAGGAGAACATCAGTGGTTAAACAGTGAG GTAGCAGATTTTTCATTGAGTAGCTTTTTGGGTCAACTCGAATCCCCTATGAAAATTTCTCAGA ATCAACATGGAGACAATATCATAGAAGATAGTCGACCATCGTCCGAT GTCGTGTCGCATATGCAGTGCCTCATGGGTGAAAGTAGTGTAGATTATATGGCAAAATTTGCAAATCTTGCATCACAAATGGCATCGGATGATAGTAAAAGATAa
- the LOC114877157 gene encoding LOW QUALITY PROTEIN: uncharacterized protein LOC114877157 (The sequence of the model RefSeq protein was modified relative to this genomic sequence to represent the inferred CDS: inserted 1 base in 1 codon) — protein MMDLFNNYGRTDLSEVCPLFSNLNDDDEPYLLDMDSLKTRKTNGPTTRSYEPNRKRCTFGDENNEIDGAGWSDKPVRNWCQEETINWLISAASYIGQPYGLIQQSLAVPGHELVTFTRDDFINHDPLYGXRLYDLLHSQHISNIPPTFDTIHPDSEEQYARINSISTSDTESDNNSIDVSTKRPPVRPRVLKTKKNSTSQGNYGNSLEIYYVIEKRVQV, from the exons ATGATGGATCTGTTTAACAATTACGGCAGGACGGACTTATCGGAG GTGTGCCCTTTGTTCTCTAATCTCAACGACGATGACGAGCCCTACTTACTGGATATGGATTCGTTAAAGACGCGGAAAACAAACGGCCCGACAACGCGTAGTTACGAACCCAATCGAAAAAGATGTACCTTTG GCGACGAAAACAATGAAATTGACGGTGCCGGCTGGTCGGATAAACCTGTCAGAAATTGGTGCCAGGAAGAAACGATCAATTGGTTGATATCTGCGGCATCATACATTGGACAACCGTACGGTTTAATTCAACAAAGTCTTGCAGTACCAGGACACGAATTAGTTACCTTCACAAGAGACGATTTTATAAATCATGATCCCTTGTATG ATCGGCTCTATGACCTACTCCACTCTCAGCATATCTCAAACATAC ctCCAACATTCGACACCATTCATCCCGATTCCGAAGAGCAGTACGCGCGAATTAATTCTATTAGTACATCAG ACACAGAATCagataataacagtattgatGTATCTACCAAACGACCACCAGTTAGACCAAGAGTattaaaaacgaaaaagaatT CCACCAGTCAAGGAAACTATGGGAATTCATTAGAGATTTATTACGTAATCGAGAAACGTGTCCAAGTCTAA
- the LOC114877155 gene encoding LOW QUALITY PROTEIN: stromal interaction molecule homolog (The sequence of the model RefSeq protein was modified relative to this genomic sequence to represent the inferred CDS: inserted 2 bases in 2 codons), giving the protein MRASVITDVIVLFGLHFLYWCCNTVDASGGALDSSPNYQSGSSGSSHSKNSAFSATLTDGLAQAVAHEAGSDTCNDDLACLTMASHDRLGLEAIKSLHSQLDDDANGNVDLSESDDFLREELQYEAGYERRQRAFHHNDDMHISVRELWEAXLRSEVHNWTIEQTSEWXSTNVELPQYVPTFIQHRVTGATLPRLAVNNMHYLSNVLGIKDPIHKQKIALKAMDVVLFGPPKVSIHRKILILITLLFGALIGCWYAYQQKKNSQKHLHRMMKDMESLHKAELALEDLQKELERARMEQESAATEKQNLEKRLQDETMGLHVSYSDLEVSQLKAEIEMLKNELQRAEGELEDRCWSPPPGLQHWLQLTHEIENKGYTKKKIAAEKQLQQAREACEKLRKKRSSLVGAFVSTHGKSIDEVDKSIVEARTALNEVTAELQERVYRWKQIELLCGFNIVNNNGLSYLETVLYRGAPNGRGLGLRGRLSSQDDLEDESSSMYSPSTCGAAGTLDSLTWKESSVPPDSSSSETGKDTPPESSVVHFTVGEGPEEPVKPISKDKSSIARSYSQDINMLLAIEDKTTSSFLSKTSYSENSLDSPIQERAGHQKAVSSTAMNTTGTATVSTSTAMTSSQKKTLKELPPVMSVDEETLSTDSNSTTDNDEMKRRRRKILFPAFRKNKAKVT; this is encoded by the exons ATGCGAGCATCCGTGATTACTGATGTGATTGTACTGTTCGGGCTACACTTCTTGTATTGGTGTTGCAACACGGTAGATGCTAGCGGCGGTGCCCTCGACTCAAGCCCGAACTATCAGTCTGGCTCCTCTGGAAGCTCACATTCCAAAAATTCAGCATTCTCTGCTACGCTCACAGATGGACTGGCACAGGCTGTGGCCCATGAAGCTG GTTCCGATACTTGTAATGATGACCTAGCTTGTCTCACAATGGCTTCTCATGATCGACTAGGTTTAGAAGCTATCAAATCACTCCACAGCCAACTAGACGACGATGCCAATGGAAATGTAGACCTATCAGAATCGGATGAT TTTTTAAGGGAAGAATTACAATATGAAGCTGGGTATGAAAGAAGACAGAGGGCCTTTCATCATAATGATGATATGCACATCAGTGTTAGAGAACTTTGGGAGG TGTTAAGGTCAGAG GTTCATAATTGGACTATAGAACAAACATCTGAAT TGTCTACTAATGTGGAGCTTCCTCAATATGTTCCTACTTTTATACAACACCGTGTAACTGGTGCTACACTTCCAAG ATTGGCTGTGAACAACATGCACTACCTAAGCAATGTATTAGGGATTAAAGATCCCATCCATAAACAAAAAATTGCATTAAAAGCTATGGATGTAGTTCTTTTTGGACCACCAAAGGTAAGCatacatagaaaaat ATTgatattaataacattattatttgGAGCACTTATTGGATGCTGGTATGCGTATcagcaaaagaaaaattcacaAAAACATCTTCATAGAATGATGAAAGATATGGAGAGCTTACACAAAGCAGAATTGGCACTTGAAGACTTGCAA AAAGAACTCGAGAGGGCACGGATGGAACAAGAAAGTGCCGCTACAGAGAAACAAAATTTAGAGAAACGTTTACAAGACGAAACAATGGGATTACACGTATCATATTCGGATCTCGAAGTTTCTCAATTAAAAGCTGAAATAGAA atgttgaaaaatgaattacaaCGTGCAGAGGGCGAACTTGAAGACAGATGTTGGTCCCCTCCTCCAGGATTACAACATTGGTTACAGTTAACTCATGAAATTGAGAATAAAGGGTatacgaagaaaaaaatagcAGCGGAAAAACAATTACAACAAGCACGCGAAGCA TGTGAAAAATTACGAAAGAAACGATCGAGCTTAGTAGGAGCATTTGTTTCGACCCATGGAAAATCTATCGACGAGGTCGACAAAAGTATAGTCGAAGCAAGAACCGCGTTAAATGAAGTAACAGCGGAACTGCAAGAAAGAGTATACCGTTGGAAACAAATCGAACTCCTATGCGGTTTTAATATAGTCAACAATAATGGTCTAAGTTATTTAGAAACTGTTCTCTACCGGGGGGCACCGAATGGGCGAGGTCTTGGACTTAGAG GTCGACTCAGCAGCCAAGATGACTTAGAAGACGAATCAAGCTCAATGTACTCGCCTTCCACGTGTGGTGCCGCAG GCACCCTGGACAGCCTGACGTGGAAGGAGTCGTCGGTACCGCCGGACTCTTCGAGCAGCGAAACCGGCAAGGATACACCACCGGAAAGCAGCGTGGTGCACTTCACCGTTGGCGAGGGTCCCGAGGAGCCTGTGAAACCGATTAGCAAAGATAAATCAAGTATCGCGCGTTCGTACAGTCAGGACATCAACATGCTCCTCGCGATCGAGGACAAGACTACCTCATCATTCCTGTCGAAGACCTCGTACTCGGAGAACTCGTTGGATTCGCCGATTCAGGAACGAGCCGGACACCAAAAAGCCGTTTCATCGACGGCGATGAACACCACCGGGACCGCAACGGTCAGCACAAGCACAGCGATGACGAGCAGTCAGAAGAAAACGTTGAAGGAACTGCCTCCGGTTATGTCGGTAGACGAGGAGACTTTGTCCACCGACTCCAACTCTACTACCGACAACGACGAGATGAAACGAAGACGCAGGAAGATATTGTTCCCGGCGTTTAGGAAGAACAAGGCCAAGGTCACGTGA
- the LOC114877156 gene encoding LOW QUALITY PROTEIN: protein arginine N-methyltransferase 1 (The sequence of the model RefSeq protein was modified relative to this genomic sequence to represent the inferred CDS: deleted 2 bases in 2 codons) gives MTEKVIPLKNSYECEMDGSSDNDSGDDWNEIIEDFECIPCLFCNEVTSNFSLALEHLAASHKFNLKNFITRHSLDTYSYIKLINFIRHKNVLPDQLNALNIKTWESDEYLRPVIEDDPWLMFDIEDLEEKTLKPVAYTVNSENGCVTLSEAHFAELQRTIQTLRAQLEQRELACSLAKQQIDEMTEKARKLVFDDDIDENNITTSRNSNCNVDKGYFNTYSHFAIHHEMLTDKVRTESYRDALLTNANRFSNCVVLDVGCGTGILSMFAAKTGCRKVISVDQSDVIYHAIDIVRENNLSDVITLKKGRLEDINLDEDKVDAIVSEWMGYFLLFEGMLDTVIYARDHYLTPGGVLLPNRCTLSIVGSGDTRRYVELIDYWSNVYGFKMSCMKAEVVREPSIEICNADELITSTAEIQPFDLYKVTKDCVNFSSPFELKVKRLDRLTALVGYFDIFFDLDNPVHFSTGPYSPPTHWKQTVFSLSEPISITEGEILHGKLVCRRHVKDIRGLIVTIHIQNTSQVYYLE, from the exons ATGACAGAGAAAG TTATTCCATTGAAGAACAGTTACGAATGTGAAATGGATGGAAGTAGTGACAATGACAGTGGGGATGATTGGAATGAAATCATAGAAGATTTTGAATGCATACCATGCCTTTTTTGTAATGAAGTAACAAGTAACTTTTCTCTAGCATTAGAACATCTTGCAGCATCacacaaatttaatttaaaaaattttataacaagACATTCACTTGACACTTATTCATATATTAAACTCATTAATTTTATCCGacataaaaatgttttaccCGATCAGTTGAATGCA CTGAATATAAAAACATGGGAAAGCGATGAATATTTAAGGCCTGTCATTGAAGATGATCCTTGGTTGATGTTTG ATATTGAAGATTTAGAGGAAAAAACACTAAAGCCTGTAGCATATACAGTAAATTCGGAAAATGGTTGTGTCACATTGTCTGAAGCACATTTTGCTGAACTACAAAGAACCATACAAACGCTAAGGGCACAGTTAGAACAGCGTGAATTAGCATGTTCTTTGGCAAAAcaa CAAATAGATGAAATGACAGAAAAAGCACGAAAATTGGTCTTTGATGATGATATAGATGAAAACAATATTACTACTTCCAGGAACTCCAATTGTAATGTTGATAAAGGCTATTTTAATACATATAGTCATTTTGCTATACATCATGAAATGTTAACG GATAAAGTTAGGACAGAAAGTTACAGAGATGCACTTTTAACAAATGCAAATCGTTTTAGTAATTGTGTGGTGCTAGATGTTGGATGTGGCACTGGTATCTTGTCTATGTTTGCTGCAAAAACCGGTTGTCGTAAAGTAATCAGCGTTGACCAATCAGATGTAATATATCATGCTATTGATATAGTAAG AGAAAACAATTTGAGTGATGTTATCACTTTGAAAAAAGGTCGCCTCGAAGACATAAATCTTGACGAAGATAAAGTAGATGCAATTGTATCCGAATGGATgggatattttcttttgttcgaGGGTATGTTAGATACAGTTATATACGCTAGAGACCACTATTTGACACCTGGTGGGGTACTTCTTCCTAACAGGTGTACTCTTAGCATTGTGGGAAGTGGAGATACTC GGCGGTATGTTGAACTTATCGACTACTGGTCGAACGTGTACGGGTTTAAAATGAGTTGTATGAAGGCAGAAGTTGTGCGTGAACCGAGTATAGAAATTTGCAATGCCGACGAACTGATAACAAGTACCGCTGAAATTCAGCCGTTTGACTTGTATAAAGTAACTAAAGATTGCGTAAACTTTTCATCACCGTTTGAATTAAAAGTGAAAAGACTGGATCGTTTAACTGCG TTGGTTGGctattttgatattttcttCGACTTAGACAATCCAGTTCATTTCAGCACGGGGCCTTATTCACCCCCAACGCATTGGAAACAAACAGTATTTTCACTAAGCGAGCCTATTAGCATTACGGAAG gggaaatcttacatggTAAACTAGTTTGTCGTAGACACGTTAAAGACATTCGAGGACTAATTGTTACAATTCATATTCAAAATACCAGCCAGGTTTACTATTTAGAATAA
- the LOC114877185 gene encoding LOW QUALITY PROTEIN: fidgetin-like protein 1 (The sequence of the model RefSeq protein was modified relative to this genomic sequence to represent the inferred CDS: inserted 10 bases in 10 codons; deleted 4 bases in 4 codons; substituted 1 base at 1 genomic stop codon), producing the protein MDITNAKSNREKNNFLAAYHILKFSQNGKDDTEIADIERRCLAMKYLTAKTGRTEDMGACLLRRCLEXYQSLMENKNGVNTYWKQFKVQTAEMNNNPXEWKSGLSDPDIALNFVKPLPCQDNSTMPCQGRLFNDRHIENIINTWKNKEMLVRNRKISGQVKSNFNQGSCNLNSQNKAEDNICSEINRSMSWPSNSKRENSSVQKSYTKRSVSKSYFVNQENQNLAQQKSVKVEPKMHSKFVKEDSSNTYKHNHEPSSMYRNNTRLKSQAFNQNKEEDTDMAXTKLNYFKTARDELNTQQMKANKPAQKRTLGGKGSVNSRFVCSAKEIKKKQKVKITNTIMKLMEQQKVEDERLKNIEPKLVELXKNEIMDSKTIISWDDIAGLEYAKKIIKEVXVYPMLRPDIFTGLRRPPKGILLFGPPGTGKTLIGKCIASQSKSTFFSISASSLTSKWIGEGEKMVRALFAVARVYQPSVXFVDEIDSLLTQRSESEHESSRRLKTEFLVQLDGAAXGDEESILIIGATKRPHELDEAARRRLVKRLYVPLPEFQARRQIINNXLLTIPHNLTEEDVNNIAEQSKGYSGEDMSNLCKEASMGPIRSIPFSDIRNIRKEDVRQXTVDDFKEALIHVRXSVSQSSLSTYVEWDATYXTGTAQNYKA; encoded by the exons ATGGATATTACTAATGCAAAAAGTAAcagagaaaagaataatttcttaGCAGCATATCATATTTTAAAGTTTTCACAAAATGGCAAAGATGATACAGAAATTGCAGACATTGAACGCAGATGCCTTGCCATGAAATATTTAACTGCCAAAACAGGT AGAACAGAAGATATGGGAGCTTGTTTACTTCGAAGATGCTTAG GATATCAGAGTTTAATGGAAAATAAGAATGGTGTAAATACTTACTGGAAACAGTTTAAGGTACAAACAGCAGAAATGAACAATAATC AAGAATGGAAGTCTGGTTTAAGTGATCCAGATATTGCACTTAATTTTGTAAAGCCTCTGCCTTGTCAGGACAATAGCACAATGCCGTGTCAAGGGAGATTATTTAATGACAGACACATAGAGAATATTATAAACACATGgaagaataaagaaatgttAGTACGAAACAGGAAAATAAGTGGTCAGgtt aaatcaaattttaatcAGGGATCATGTAATTTGAATAGTCAAAATAAGGCTGAAGATAACATTTGTTCTGAAATAAATAGATCTATGTCTTGGCCAAGTAATTCTAAAAGAGAAAATAGTAGTGTACAAAAAAGTTATACTAAAAGATCAGTATCTAAATCATATTTTGTAAATCAAGAAAATCAAAATCTAGCACAACAAAAATCTGTTAAGGTTGAACCTAAAATGCATTCTAAATTTGTGAAAGAAGATTCATCTAATACATATAAACATAATCATGAACCATCCAgtatgtataga aataatacaaGGTTAAAATCACAAGCTTTTAATcagaataaagaagaagatacTGATATGGCTtaaactaaattaaattactttaagACTGCTAGGGATGAATTAAATACCCAGCAAATGAAAGCCAACAAACCTGCGCAGAAGAGA ACTTTAGGTGGTAAAGGATCAGTTAATTCCCGCTTTGTTTGTTCCGCTAAAGagataaagaaaaaacagAAGGTCAAGATAACAAATACTATAATGAAACTGATGGAACAGCAGAAAGTAGAAGATGAAAGATTGAAAAACATAGAACCGAAATTGgttgaat ataaaaatgaaataatggaCTCAAAGACTATTATTTCTTGGGACGATATTGCTGGTTTAGAATAtgcaaaaaaaattattaaagaag GGGTATATCCTATGTTGCGACCTGATATTTTTACGGGATTGCGTAGACCACCTaaaggaattttattattcggACCACCAGGTACTGGA AAAACGCTTATAGGAAAATGCATAGCATCTCAAAGCaaatcaacatttttttcaatCTCTGCAAGTTCTTTGACTTCAAAGTGGATAGGTGAAGGAGAAAAAATGGTGAGAGCATTGTTCGCTGTTGCCAGAGTTTACCAGCCATCTG ATTTTGTTGATGAAATAGATTCATTGCTTACTCAGAGATCTGAAAGTGAGCATGAAAGTTCAAGGAGATTGAAAACTGAATTCTTAGTTCAACTAGATGGAGCTG ATGGGGAtgaagaatcgattttgatTATAGGAGCAACAAAAAGACCTCATGAATTAGATGAAGCAGCACGTAGACGACTCGTTAAAAGACTTTATGTTCCTCTACCAGAATTTCAAGCTCGCAGACAAatcataaata tattattaacgatTCCACACAATCTTACCGAAGAAGACGTTAATAATATAGCGGAACAATCAAAAGGGTACTCGGGAGAAGATATGTCCAATTTATGTAAGGAAGCCAGTATGGGACCAATTAGAAGTATCCCATTCAGTGAtattagaaatattagaaaagaaGATGTAAGAC GAACAGTTGATGATTTCAAAGAAGCATTAATACATGTAC CTAGTGTATCGCAATCTAGTTTATCTACTTATGTTGAATGGGATGCTACGT GAACGGGAACAGCACAGAATTATAAAGCATGA